A genome region from Camelus ferus isolate YT-003-E chromosome 25, BCGSAC_Cfer_1.0, whole genome shotgun sequence includes the following:
- the C25H8orf37 gene encoding protein C8orf37 homolog isoform X3, translated as MAEDLDELLDEVESKFCSPDPLRLDMVERPRGGGGGGVLSNDRNRAEAKENLRSTEAFKKEDDLDSLINEIFEEPNFDKKHFKLKSKSSGNTSVRASIRGLGKSCSPVYLGGSAVPCGIGTNTSQRACDRLRCVACDFWVVSYDDHRWDRSCDYLFFRLLKHGPGALINRPRGPPFKILNTKEVPSEREHRSISSIFCVRAPGSLVFRCCKDRKIKQLELRFCFFKSLSTEQRHYAETFLFY; from the exons ATGGCGGAGGACCTGGACGAGCTCTTGGATGAGGTCGAGTCCAAATTTTGCAGTCCAGACCCACTGAGACTGGACATGGTCGAGCGGCccagaggcggcggcggcggcggcgtcctGAGCAACGACCGGAACCGGGCCGAGGCGAAAGAGAATCTCAG atcaacagaagcatttaaaaaagaagatgatCTTGACAgtcttattaatgaaatatttgaagagcCCAACTTTGACAAAAAACACTTT aaattaaaatctaaatcttCAGGTAACACATCTGTCAGAGCTTCCATCCGAGGTCTTGGTAAGAG TTGCAGCCCAGTGTACCTTGGTGGAAGCGCTGTTCCGTGTGGGATTGGAACAAATACTTCACAGAG AGCGTGTGACCGCTTGCGCTGTGTAGCCTGCGACTTCTGGGTAGTAAGCTACGATGACCACAGGTGGGACAGATCATGCGATTACCTGTTTTTCAG GCTTTTAAAACATGGCCCAG GAGCCTTAATAAACAGACCCAGAGGACCaccatttaaaatactgaatacCAAGGAAGTACCCTCAGAAAGAGAACACCGAAGTATATCTTCTATTTTTTGTGTGAGGGCACCAGGTAGTTTAGTGTTCAGATGTTGTAAAGataggaaaataaagcaattagaacttcgtttttgtttttttaagtcattaagcACTGAACAAAGGCACTATGCTGAAACCTTCTTGTTTTACTAA
- the C25H8orf37 gene encoding protein C8orf37 homolog isoform X4 — translation MAEDLDELLDEVESKFCSPDPLRLDMVERPRGGGGGGVLSNDRNRAEAKENLRSTEAFKKEDDLDSLINEIFEEPNFDKKHFKLKSKSSGNTSVRASIRGLGKSCSPVYLGGSAVPCGIGTNTSQRDKKGKHMEFAYMHRACDRLRCVACDFWVVSYDDHRWDRSCDYLFFRNNMPEFHKLKTKLVKKKGTRAYACQCSWRTIEDLTDLQTDHQLRWVCGKH, via the exons ATGGCGGAGGACCTGGACGAGCTCTTGGATGAGGTCGAGTCCAAATTTTGCAGTCCAGACCCACTGAGACTGGACATGGTCGAGCGGCccagaggcggcggcggcggcggcgtcctGAGCAACGACCGGAACCGGGCCGAGGCGAAAGAGAATCTCAG atcaacagaagcatttaaaaaagaagatgatCTTGACAgtcttattaatgaaatatttgaagagcCCAACTTTGACAAAAAACACTTT aaattaaaatctaaatcttCAGGTAACACATCTGTCAGAGCTTCCATCCGAGGTCTTGGTAAGAG TTGCAGCCCAGTGTACCTTGGTGGAAGCGCTGTTCCGTGTGGGATTGGAACAAATACTTCACAGAG AGACAAGAAGGGAAAACACATGGAATTTGCATATATGCACAG AGCGTGTGACCGCTTGCGCTGTGTAGCCTGCGACTTCTGGGTAGTAAGCTACGATGACCACAGGTGGGACAGATCATGCGATTACCTGTTTTTCAG GAACAATATGCCAGAAttccacaaattaaaaacaaagttggtaaagaagaaaggaacacgGGCATATGCCTGCCAGTGTAGCTGGAGAACTATTGAGGACCTGACTGACCTTCAGACTGATCATCAGCTTCGTTGGGTTTGTGGTAAACACTGA
- the C25H8orf37 gene encoding protein C8orf37 homolog isoform X1, whose translation MAEDLDELLDEVESKFCSPDPLRLDMVERPRGGGGGGVLSNDRNRAEAKENLRSTEAFKKEDDLDSLINEIFEEPNFDKKHFKLKSKSSGNTSVRASIRGLGKSCSPVYLGGSAVPCGIGTNTSQRDKKGKHMEFAYMHRACDRLRCVACDFWVVSYDDHRWDRSCDYLFFRLLKHGPGALINRPRGPPFKILNTKEVPSEREHRSISSIFCVRAPGSLVFRCCKDRKIKQLELRFCFFKSLSTEQRHYAETFLFY comes from the exons ATGGCGGAGGACCTGGACGAGCTCTTGGATGAGGTCGAGTCCAAATTTTGCAGTCCAGACCCACTGAGACTGGACATGGTCGAGCGGCccagaggcggcggcggcggcggcgtcctGAGCAACGACCGGAACCGGGCCGAGGCGAAAGAGAATCTCAG atcaacagaagcatttaaaaaagaagatgatCTTGACAgtcttattaatgaaatatttgaagagcCCAACTTTGACAAAAAACACTTT aaattaaaatctaaatcttCAGGTAACACATCTGTCAGAGCTTCCATCCGAGGTCTTGGTAAGAG TTGCAGCCCAGTGTACCTTGGTGGAAGCGCTGTTCCGTGTGGGATTGGAACAAATACTTCACAGAG AGACAAGAAGGGAAAACACATGGAATTTGCATATATGCACAG AGCGTGTGACCGCTTGCGCTGTGTAGCCTGCGACTTCTGGGTAGTAAGCTACGATGACCACAGGTGGGACAGATCATGCGATTACCTGTTTTTCAG GCTTTTAAAACATGGCCCAG GAGCCTTAATAAACAGACCCAGAGGACCaccatttaaaatactgaatacCAAGGAAGTACCCTCAGAAAGAGAACACCGAAGTATATCTTCTATTTTTTGTGTGAGGGCACCAGGTAGTTTAGTGTTCAGATGTTGTAAAGataggaaaataaagcaattagaacttcgtttttgtttttttaagtcattaagcACTGAACAAAGGCACTATGCTGAAACCTTCTTGTTTTACTAA
- the C25H8orf37 gene encoding protein C8orf37 homolog isoform X5: MAEDLDELLDEVESKFCSPDPLRLDMVERPRGGGGGGVLSNDRNRAEAKENLRSTEAFKKEDDLDSLINEIFEEPNFDKKHFKLKSKSSGNTSVRASIRGLGKSCSPVYLGGSAVPCGIGTNTSQRAFSLTRACDRLRCVACDFWVVSYDDHRWDRSCDYLFFRNNMPEFHKLKTKLVKKKGTRAYACQCSWRTIEDLTDLQTDHQLRWVCGKH; this comes from the exons ATGGCGGAGGACCTGGACGAGCTCTTGGATGAGGTCGAGTCCAAATTTTGCAGTCCAGACCCACTGAGACTGGACATGGTCGAGCGGCccagaggcggcggcggcggcggcgtcctGAGCAACGACCGGAACCGGGCCGAGGCGAAAGAGAATCTCAG atcaacagaagcatttaaaaaagaagatgatCTTGACAgtcttattaatgaaatatttgaagagcCCAACTTTGACAAAAAACACTTT aaattaaaatctaaatcttCAGGTAACACATCTGTCAGAGCTTCCATCCGAGGTCTTGGTAAGAG TTGCAGCCCAGTGTACCTTGGTGGAAGCGCTGTTCCGTGTGGGATTGGAACAAATACTTCACAGAG GGCTTTTTCTCTGACCAGAGCGTGTGACCGCTTGCGCTGTGTAGCCTGCGACTTCTGGGTAGTAAGCTACGATGACCACAGGTGGGACAGATCATGCGATTACCTGTTTTTCAG GAACAATATGCCAGAAttccacaaattaaaaacaaagttggtaaagaagaaaggaacacgGGCATATGCCTGCCAGTGTAGCTGGAGAACTATTGAGGACCTGACTGACCTTCAGACTGATCATCAGCTTCGTTGGGTTTGTGGTAAACACTGA
- the C25H8orf37 gene encoding protein C8orf37 homolog isoform X7, producing MAEDLDELLDEVESKFCSPDPLRLDMVERPRGGGGGGVLSNDRNRAEAKENLRSTEAFKKEDDLDSLINEIFEEPNFDKKHFKLKSKSSGNTSVRASIRGLGKSCSPVYLGGSAVPCGIGTNTSQRDKKGKHMEFAYMHRACDRLRCVACDFWVVSYDDHRWDRSCDYLFFRLLKHGPGEYMR from the exons ATGGCGGAGGACCTGGACGAGCTCTTGGATGAGGTCGAGTCCAAATTTTGCAGTCCAGACCCACTGAGACTGGACATGGTCGAGCGGCccagaggcggcggcggcggcggcgtcctGAGCAACGACCGGAACCGGGCCGAGGCGAAAGAGAATCTCAG atcaacagaagcatttaaaaaagaagatgatCTTGACAgtcttattaatgaaatatttgaagagcCCAACTTTGACAAAAAACACTTT aaattaaaatctaaatcttCAGGTAACACATCTGTCAGAGCTTCCATCCGAGGTCTTGGTAAGAG TTGCAGCCCAGTGTACCTTGGTGGAAGCGCTGTTCCGTGTGGGATTGGAACAAATACTTCACAGAG AGACAAGAAGGGAAAACACATGGAATTTGCATATATGCACAG AGCGTGTGACCGCTTGCGCTGTGTAGCCTGCGACTTCTGGGTAGTAAGCTACGATGACCACAGGTGGGACAGATCATGCGATTACCTGTTTTTCAG GCTTTTAAAACATGGCCCAGGTGAGTATATGAGGTAG
- the C25H8orf37 gene encoding protein C8orf37 homolog isoform X6, with protein MAEDLDELLDEVESKFCSPDPLRLDMVERPRGGGGGGVLSNDRNRAEAKENLRSTEAFKKEDDLDSLINEIFEEPNFDKKHFKLKSKSSGNTSVRASIRGLGKSCSPVYLGGSAVPCGIGTNTSQRACDRLRCVACDFWVVSYDDHRWDRSCDYLFFRNNMPEFHKLKTKLVKKKGTRAYACQCSWRTIEDLTDLQTDHQLRWVCGKH; from the exons ATGGCGGAGGACCTGGACGAGCTCTTGGATGAGGTCGAGTCCAAATTTTGCAGTCCAGACCCACTGAGACTGGACATGGTCGAGCGGCccagaggcggcggcggcggcggcgtcctGAGCAACGACCGGAACCGGGCCGAGGCGAAAGAGAATCTCAG atcaacagaagcatttaaaaaagaagatgatCTTGACAgtcttattaatgaaatatttgaagagcCCAACTTTGACAAAAAACACTTT aaattaaaatctaaatcttCAGGTAACACATCTGTCAGAGCTTCCATCCGAGGTCTTGGTAAGAG TTGCAGCCCAGTGTACCTTGGTGGAAGCGCTGTTCCGTGTGGGATTGGAACAAATACTTCACAGAG AGCGTGTGACCGCTTGCGCTGTGTAGCCTGCGACTTCTGGGTAGTAAGCTACGATGACCACAGGTGGGACAGATCATGCGATTACCTGTTTTTCAG GAACAATATGCCAGAAttccacaaattaaaaacaaagttggtaaagaagaaaggaacacgGGCATATGCCTGCCAGTGTAGCTGGAGAACTATTGAGGACCTGACTGACCTTCAGACTGATCATCAGCTTCGTTGGGTTTGTGGTAAACACTGA
- the C25H8orf37 gene encoding protein C8orf37 homolog isoform X2 translates to MAEDLDELLDEVESKFCSPDPLRLDMVERPRGGGGGGVLSNDRNRAEAKENLRSTEAFKKEDDLDSLINEIFEEPNFDKKHFKLKSKSSGNTSVRASIRGLGKSCSPVYLGGSAVPCGIGTNTSQRAFSLTRACDRLRCVACDFWVVSYDDHRWDRSCDYLFFRLLKHGPGALINRPRGPPFKILNTKEVPSEREHRSISSIFCVRAPGSLVFRCCKDRKIKQLELRFCFFKSLSTEQRHYAETFLFY, encoded by the exons ATGGCGGAGGACCTGGACGAGCTCTTGGATGAGGTCGAGTCCAAATTTTGCAGTCCAGACCCACTGAGACTGGACATGGTCGAGCGGCccagaggcggcggcggcggcggcgtcctGAGCAACGACCGGAACCGGGCCGAGGCGAAAGAGAATCTCAG atcaacagaagcatttaaaaaagaagatgatCTTGACAgtcttattaatgaaatatttgaagagcCCAACTTTGACAAAAAACACTTT aaattaaaatctaaatcttCAGGTAACACATCTGTCAGAGCTTCCATCCGAGGTCTTGGTAAGAG TTGCAGCCCAGTGTACCTTGGTGGAAGCGCTGTTCCGTGTGGGATTGGAACAAATACTTCACAGAG GGCTTTTTCTCTGACCAGAGCGTGTGACCGCTTGCGCTGTGTAGCCTGCGACTTCTGGGTAGTAAGCTACGATGACCACAGGTGGGACAGATCATGCGATTACCTGTTTTTCAG GCTTTTAAAACATGGCCCAG GAGCCTTAATAAACAGACCCAGAGGACCaccatttaaaatactgaatacCAAGGAAGTACCCTCAGAAAGAGAACACCGAAGTATATCTTCTATTTTTTGTGTGAGGGCACCAGGTAGTTTAGTGTTCAGATGTTGTAAAGataggaaaataaagcaattagaacttcgtttttgtttttttaagtcattaagcACTGAACAAAGGCACTATGCTGAAACCTTCTTGTTTTACTAA